One Leptolyngbya subtilissima AS-A7 genomic window carries:
- a CDS encoding YrzE family protein, translating into MIEHIGLNLLSGPLAQVVAPGVTTPEEASLIFSGPQFFIALLSGVILAFGFQLLLTNLSVAAGLTYIGQSSSSSSSSSSSGSGDKKIATKFGLWTLITVSLALFFACFLAVKLSLYSSALLGAITGLVVWGTYFCLLFWFSSTTVGSLIGSVVKTATSSFQSLMGAATGAMGAKMASNQLIETAEATAAAVRRELTAGWSGKDIKDTLQEYVTSLASPSLDIEGLEAEFERLLRESDLTSIADRDTLSQLNRDSFEKLVSSRTDLSRKEASRIADRLYGTWSKALGKASGGDSLGELVNYLKSAHPEELLAESLGSRLDEFLGEMRQQRKGKEAKTNPLNQGLTTLMGVVMGRADLSDLDVQKISDRFKQLKNEVTSQVDTVTSEVSGSDRYSVVRADVETYLLNAYPWQLNTQRMQKEFWDVIYDPFADPGLMRQELMNLDQSFFAELLASRGLLTKSEIAEVSRQLEVVRTQALGEVSERYRLEAAKDAQTKVYTFLRQTPREELLSETGASAFSILLDDPYADADDLQERFSPFTYEALTQTLSTRGDLSEAEIQAVASRLEGVMNNVRADAAGLQSAAKSRVENQWMGLQHYLQNTNKAELNPEGIKADIATLLHEPDAGVHRLRQRLAQFDRDTLVQLLNQRQDLSEAEINRTLDQVESTWYKTVNAPGALTAQAKAKYDEATSAIERYLLETGKPELNPEGIKRDLELLVNNPQAGMGAMRDRLSAMDRDTLVQLLSQREDLSEAEANRIIDDVLGTVRDILHMPQRLARRAQAQVVSFETALEDYLRNTDKAALNPDDIKRDLKLLLNDPRLGAERLQARLSRIDRDTVVALLAQRPDMTQAEAEAAVDQVLSVRNQVVTQIRNVQARVTSVVSGIMSRVRNYLDSLGRPELNYYGIRRDLQQLLDDPQAGFESLKVRLGQVDRGTLVALMSSHDAISETDANRIIDQIEDVRNSALSKAEQLEHAVESRLSEIKHQAYQQVEDTRKTAAAASWWIFATATISAIFAAIGGGWAAGT; encoded by the coding sequence GTGATTGAGCACATTGGATTAAACCTATTAAGTGGCCCTCTGGCCCAGGTAGTGGCTCCAGGAGTTACCACCCCTGAAGAGGCCTCCCTAATTTTTTCTGGCCCCCAGTTTTTTATCGCCCTACTTTCGGGCGTGATTTTGGCCTTTGGCTTCCAACTTTTGCTAACCAACCTGTCGGTCGCCGCTGGCCTCACCTACATCGGCCAGTCTTCATCGAGTAGCAGCAGTAGCAGCAGCTCTGGTAGCGGTGACAAAAAAATTGCCACCAAATTTGGCCTTTGGACCTTAATCACGGTTAGTTTGGCCCTCTTTTTTGCCTGCTTTTTAGCCGTCAAGCTCAGCCTTTACAGCAGTGCGCTGCTTGGGGCCATTACCGGTTTGGTGGTGTGGGGCACCTACTTTTGCCTGCTGTTTTGGTTCAGCTCAACCACCGTTGGGTCGCTAATTGGGTCGGTGGTTAAGACTGCCACCTCTAGTTTTCAGTCGCTGATGGGGGCTGCTACCGGGGCCATGGGTGCCAAGATGGCTAGCAACCAGCTGATCGAGACCGCCGAAGCCACCGCTGCCGCTGTGCGCCGCGAACTCACTGCCGGTTGGTCAGGTAAAGATATCAAAGACACTCTGCAAGAGTACGTTACTTCTCTCGCCTCCCCTTCTTTAGATATCGAAGGGTTAGAAGCTGAGTTTGAGCGCCTGCTCCGCGAGTCTGATCTGACTTCGATTGCCGATCGCGACACCCTATCTCAGCTCAACCGCGACAGCTTCGAGAAGCTGGTCAGCAGCCGCACCGACCTCTCCCGCAAAGAAGCCAGCCGCATTGCCGATCGCCTCTATGGAACCTGGAGCAAGGCCCTGGGTAAAGCTTCCGGCGGCGACAGCTTGGGTGAACTGGTCAACTACCTCAAGTCAGCCCACCCAGAGGAACTGTTGGCCGAATCACTGGGCAGCCGCCTAGACGAGTTTCTTGGCGAAATGCGCCAGCAGCGTAAGGGTAAGGAGGCTAAGACTAACCCGCTCAACCAGGGGCTAACCACCTTGATGGGTGTTGTGATGGGTCGAGCCGACCTCTCTGACCTAGACGTGCAAAAAATTAGCGATCGCTTCAAGCAGCTTAAGAACGAGGTCACCAGCCAGGTTGACACGGTCACCAGCGAGGTAAGCGGCAGCGATCGCTACAGTGTGGTCAGAGCCGACGTTGAGACCTACCTGCTCAACGCCTACCCATGGCAGCTCAATACCCAGCGCATGCAGAAAGAGTTTTGGGATGTCATCTACGATCCCTTTGCCGACCCCGGTCTGATGCGCCAAGAGCTAATGAACTTGGATCAATCATTCTTCGCCGAGCTTTTGGCTTCGCGGGGGCTGCTAACTAAGAGCGAAATTGCCGAGGTCTCGCGCCAGCTCGAAGTCGTGCGGACCCAAGCCCTGGGCGAAGTTTCTGAGCGCTATCGTCTCGAAGCGGCTAAGGATGCACAGACCAAGGTCTATACTTTCCTGCGTCAAACTCCGCGCGAAGAGCTGCTATCTGAAACGGGTGCCAGCGCCTTTAGCATCCTGCTAGACGATCCCTACGCCGATGCTGATGACCTGCAAGAGCGGTTCTCCCCCTTTACTTATGAGGCTCTTACTCAGACCCTGAGCACCCGTGGCGACCTGAGTGAGGCAGAGATACAGGCTGTTGCCAGCCGTTTAGAAGGGGTGATGAACAACGTGCGGGCTGATGCCGCTGGGCTGCAATCTGCGGCCAAATCCCGAGTTGAGAACCAATGGATGGGGTTGCAGCACTATCTGCAAAACACCAACAAAGCTGAGCTTAACCCTGAGGGCATCAAGGCCGACATTGCTACCCTGCTGCACGAACCCGATGCTGGCGTGCATCGCCTGCGTCAGCGCCTGGCCCAGTTCGATCGCGACACCCTAGTGCAATTGCTCAACCAGCGTCAAGACCTCTCCGAAGCTGAGATCAACCGCACCCTCGACCAAGTTGAATCGACCTGGTACAAGACGGTTAATGCGCCCGGCGCACTAACGGCCCAGGCCAAGGCTAAGTACGACGAAGCCACCAGTGCGATCGAGCGCTATCTGCTCGAAACCGGCAAGCCCGAGCTCAACCCCGAGGGCATTAAGCGCGACCTAGAGTTGCTGGTGAACAATCCTCAGGCGGGGATGGGGGCCATGCGCGATCGCCTGTCGGCCATGGACCGCGACACCTTGGTGCAGTTGCTCAGCCAGCGTGAAGACCTCAGCGAGGCAGAAGCCAATCGCATTATTGACGATGTGCTGGGTACCGTTCGCGATATTCTGCACATGCCTCAGCGGCTAGCTCGTCGGGCCCAGGCCCAGGTTGTCTCCTTCGAGACGGCTTTGGAAGACTACCTGCGCAACACCGATAAAGCAGCGCTGAATCCTGATGACATTAAGCGCGATCTTAAGCTGCTGCTCAACGATCCCCGCCTAGGGGCCGAGCGTCTGCAAGCTCGCCTGTCGAGAATCGACCGCGATACCGTTGTGGCTCTACTGGCCCAGCGCCCCGATATGACCCAGGCTGAAGCTGAGGCCGCTGTCGACCAGGTGCTGTCGGTGCGGAACCAGGTCGTCACCCAAATTCGCAATGTGCAGGCGCGGGTTACGTCGGTTGTGAGCGGCATTATGTCCCGAGTTCGCAACTATCTCGACTCCCTAGGTCGCCCCGAACTCAACTACTACGGCATCCGCCGCGACTTACAGCAGCTTTTAGATGACCCTCAAGCAGGTTTTGAGTCTCTTAAAGTGCGCCTTGGTCAGGTCGATCGCGGCACCCTAGTGGCGCTCATGAGTTCCCACGATGCGATCTCAGAGACCGATGCCAACCGCATCATCGACCAGATCGAAGATGTCCGTAACAGTGCTCTAAGCAAAGCCGAACAGCTCGAACATGCGGTTGAGAGCCGCTTGAGCGAGATCAAGCACCAGGCCTACCAGCAGGTGGAAGACACCCGTAAAACCGCCGCCGCTGCCTCCTGGTGGATCTTTGCTACCGCTACGATTTCAGCCATCTTTGCTGCTATCGGCGGCGGTTGGGCAGCCGGGACCTAG